In one window of Pelosinus sp. IPA-1 DNA:
- the nifK gene encoding nitrogenase molybdenum-iron protein subunit beta, with translation MLDCTPKEITERKSGGMINPAKTCQPIGAMYAALGIHKCLPHSHGSQGCCSYHRMHLTRHFRDPVMASTSCFTEGSSVFGGGANLKASIQNVFHIYKPDVMAIHTTCLTETIGDDVSSIIKTADVAEGKLVIHANTPSYVGSHITGFSNMTKAMVSYIAESTLPVKKEQVNIIPGFVNPGDMREIKRLVKSMDIEYIMFPDTSGVVDSPMTGEFEMYPEGGTTVEQIKDTGNSQLTLALGRFASSDPADLLNKQCEVPAAVLKTPIGIKATDALLMTLRNSFAREIPKELEIERGQLVDIMTDTHFHFHGKTVAIFGDPDIVTGITEFVLSLGMVPVHVLTGTPGGSSNSAAGSFEDDINEMLTTAGITANVKSAGDLFTLHQWIKNQPVDLLIGNTYGKYIARAEDIPFMRVGFPILDRSVHSYLPIVGYQGAMRLIEMISNTLLDRADRDAKDEDFELVM, from the coding sequence ATGTTAGATTGTACACCAAAAGAGATAACAGAACGTAAAAGCGGCGGTATGATTAACCCCGCCAAAACTTGTCAACCAATTGGCGCTATGTATGCTGCTCTCGGGATTCATAAATGCTTGCCTCATAGCCATGGATCACAAGGGTGTTGCTCTTACCACCGTATGCACTTAACTCGTCATTTTCGTGATCCAGTTATGGCCTCTACTAGTTGCTTTACAGAAGGATCATCCGTCTTTGGTGGTGGGGCTAACTTAAAAGCATCAATACAAAACGTTTTTCATATCTATAAGCCCGATGTTATGGCGATACACACCACTTGTTTAACAGAAACGATTGGTGATGATGTTTCTAGTATCATTAAAACAGCGGATGTTGCTGAAGGTAAGCTTGTCATTCATGCAAATACGCCTAGTTACGTAGGGTCACATATTACGGGATTTTCCAACATGACAAAAGCTATGGTTAGTTATATAGCAGAAAGTACGTTGCCAGTAAAAAAAGAGCAAGTTAATATTATTCCTGGTTTCGTCAATCCTGGAGACATGCGAGAGATTAAACGTTTAGTAAAAAGTATGGACATTGAATATATTATGTTTCCTGACACATCAGGGGTTGTCGATTCACCAATGACTGGAGAATTCGAGATGTATCCTGAAGGTGGTACTACGGTGGAACAAATAAAGGATACTGGGAATTCACAACTCACCCTAGCTTTGGGTAGATTTGCCTCTAGTGATCCTGCGGATCTTTTAAACAAACAGTGTGAGGTTCCAGCAGCCGTTTTGAAGACACCGATTGGTATTAAGGCAACAGATGCTTTATTAATGACCTTACGCAATAGTTTTGCTCGCGAAATTCCTAAAGAACTAGAAATAGAACGGGGCCAACTGGTTGATATTATGACAGATACTCATTTTCACTTCCATGGAAAAACCGTGGCGATCTTTGGTGATCCTGATATCGTTACTGGTATCACTGAGTTTGTATTAAGTTTAGGCATGGTACCTGTACATGTACTGACAGGTACGCCAGGGGGATCCTCTAATTCTGCAGCCGGAAGTTTTGAAGATGACATTAATGAAATGTTAACAACTGCAGGGATTACAGCGAATGTTAAAAGTGCTGGTGATTTGTTTACCTTGCATCAATGGATTAAAAATCAGCCTGTAGATTTATTAATTGGCAATACCTATGGCAAATATATTGCTCGGGCTGAAGATATTCCTTTTATGCGGGTAGGGTTCCCAATTCTAGATCGAAGTGTCCATTCCTACTTGCCGATCGTTGGTTACCAAGGTGCTATGCGATTGATTGAAATGATCAGTAATACTCTCTTGGATAGAGCCGATCGCGATGCAAAAGATGAAGATTTTGAGTTGGTAATGTAG
- the nifD gene encoding nitrogenase molybdenum-iron protein alpha chain, with amino-acid sequence MEMNEAKLQEILDQYPAKVQKNRKKHIFIKRSELESQQIEANTRTIPGIITNRGCAYAGCKGVVLGPIKDMVHIVHGPIGCGYYAWNTRRNKAKSDDPKQNFINYCISTDMQESDIVFGGEKKLTKVIDEVMEIFKPKAITLSATCPVGLIGDDMGAVAKAAEAKHGVQVLSFSCEGYKGVSQSAGHHIANNILMEKVIGTGEQEEAPAKFPINLLGEYNIGGDGWEVERILKEIGYHVVSVMTGDGSYEAIKNAHTAELNLVQCHRSINYIAEMLETKYGTPWLKVNFIGIQGTIESLRNMALYFDDKELTLKTEAVIASELARIEPVFEQYKKICEGKTAFCFVGGSRGHHFQNLFSELGIETLLAGYEFAHRDDYEGRDVIPTIKTDADSKNIPHYTAEVDEKRFRLKVSPEKLEELKAKIPLGQYNGMRFDMKDGSIIVDDLNHFETEEFIKLLKPDIFTSGIKDKYVIQKMGINSKQLHSYDYSGPYAGFNGAVKFAEDISMGFASPTWNFITPPWKNQPLLEGSVTEEGVA; translated from the coding sequence ATGGAAATGAATGAAGCAAAACTTCAAGAAATACTAGATCAATATCCAGCAAAAGTTCAAAAAAATCGTAAAAAACATATATTTATTAAACGTTCCGAGCTAGAAAGCCAGCAAATCGAAGCCAATACCCGGACCATTCCTGGTATTATCACCAATAGAGGCTGTGCTTATGCGGGATGTAAAGGCGTTGTTCTAGGTCCGATTAAAGATATGGTGCATATTGTTCATGGACCGATCGGTTGCGGATATTATGCATGGAATACACGTAGAAATAAAGCCAAATCCGATGATCCAAAGCAAAATTTTATCAACTACTGCATATCTACCGATATGCAAGAAAGTGATATCGTCTTCGGTGGAGAAAAGAAATTAACCAAGGTAATTGATGAGGTCATGGAGATCTTTAAACCGAAAGCCATTACTCTTTCTGCTACCTGTCCAGTAGGGTTAATTGGAGATGATATGGGAGCTGTCGCCAAAGCAGCGGAAGCCAAACATGGCGTTCAGGTACTATCCTTTAGCTGTGAAGGTTATAAAGGTGTTAGCCAGTCAGCTGGTCATCATATTGCCAATAATATATTAATGGAAAAGGTCATCGGTACAGGTGAACAAGAAGAGGCTCCTGCTAAATTCCCGATTAATCTCTTAGGGGAATACAACATTGGCGGAGATGGTTGGGAAGTAGAACGAATCCTTAAGGAAATTGGCTATCATGTTGTATCCGTTATGACAGGGGATGGCTCTTATGAAGCAATTAAAAATGCGCATACAGCAGAACTTAATTTGGTTCAATGTCACCGCTCGATTAACTATATTGCAGAGATGCTCGAAACCAAATATGGTACACCATGGTTAAAAGTTAACTTTATTGGAATTCAAGGAACCATTGAGTCTCTACGTAATATGGCTCTTTACTTTGATGACAAAGAATTAACTCTTAAGACAGAGGCAGTAATTGCTAGTGAATTGGCAAGGATTGAACCTGTATTTGAGCAATACAAAAAGATTTGTGAAGGAAAAACAGCTTTTTGTTTTGTGGGAGGATCCCGTGGTCATCATTTCCAAAATTTGTTTAGTGAACTAGGAATTGAAACCTTATTGGCAGGTTATGAATTTGCTCATCGTGATGATTATGAAGGCCGTGATGTCATTCCTACCATTAAAACCGATGCGGATAGTAAAAATATTCCTCACTATACAGCAGAAGTTGATGAAAAGCGTTTCCGTCTAAAAGTATCACCAGAGAAATTGGAAGAGCTAAAAGCAAAAATACCTTTAGGTCAATATAATGGGATGCGTTTTGATATGAAAGATGGCAGTATCATTGTAGATGATTTGAATCATTTTGAAACGGAAGAGTTTATCAAATTACTGAAACCAGATATTTTCACTTCTGGAATCAAGGATAAATATGTTATTCAAAAAATGGGGATTAATTCAAAACAACTACATTCTTACGATTACAGCGGACCCTATGCTGGCTTTAACGGTGCAGTAAAATTTGCTGAAGATATAAGCATGGGATTTGCATCTCCAACTTGGAATTTTATTACTCCCCCATGGAAAAATCAACCTTTACTAGAAGGATCAGTAACTGAGGAAGGAGTGGCATAA